Sequence from the Bufo bufo chromosome 10, aBufBuf1.1, whole genome shotgun sequence genome:
cacattaataataaaaatttcaAATTAAATATTAAAATTATATAATCAAAAAAATgattacagtaaaaaataaaaagcgatAGGAGAAGTCGTATATGCACCAACATGGCAGCAATAAGAGCCACCGCTCTCTCCCCGCGAAAAATGAGCCCTCCTGTGGGTAAGGGGTTAATGGCCCATTGCTTGTGTTTTTCAGGTGGCGCTCTAGGGGGCGTTCTAGGAGCCTGGATGGCGAACGGACAGTTCAAGTCTGTTCCCCAGATCCTGATGGAGATGCCGCCCGTGCAGCAGCAGACGCTGTGCGAGCAGATCTACGCCATCATCCGGAACCTGGACTGGACGGACGCCACGCAGCTCATCATGCTGGTCTCGGGCAATGCCGCTTTACAACAGCGGGTGGCAGCAGCGCTCATCGGATACGTGACACAGGAGCTGAAAGCCGAAATCCAGTACGGAGACTAGTCTGCAGCgccagtggtcacatgaccacgTGGTTCGCCGCCACGGAGGGACTTTAGGATAATGACTGTGAAGACTGACTGATGTAACAGTATGGCGCTGCCTGCAATCTGCCACAGGGGGCGCCGTACACGGCACAAACTAGCCAAAAGACGATGCCACTGAcagaaatagaaaaatatatatatatttttgggtttAAATTGCTGACCTTGTGCTAATCTCAGGATCGGACGCACAGTGTCTGAATTCGCGCAACTGCGGCGGCCTTAGAAACTGAACTGCGCAATATGATTTGCTCTAATTGCAGCAAACGTCATGTGACATTTACCgtttaagagctcatgcacaagtgtattttttttttttttacaggtccatatgcggaaccattaatttcaatggtgcttgaaaaaaaacggaaatgactgtaCATCTGCATGTCTATTCCGCCccaaaaatgtcctattcttgtccgttttgcggagaaggacaggcattgttataaAGGATCTGCGGGAAGAAAAAACGTATGCAACCTGGACGTCACACATATGTCatccgttatttttttttttgcggatccgtgttttgcggaccggaaagtacatacggtcgtgtgcatgagccctaagtatgaTATGATGCGCCATGCATTTTTACACCCGCAACTGACCTGCGTGCGGCATcacttttgtgtgattttttttcttgcgGTGTCTtcggtaggattttttttttaatttacgttTATTATGGCGTTTACTAAGTAATaggattaaggctccattcacacatccgtaataatgggtccgcatctgttccgcaaattgcggaacgggtgcggacccattcattctctatggggctggaATGGATGccgacagtgtgctgtccgcatccgcatttccggagcgcggccccaatcTTTCAGTCCGCggttccagaaaaaaatagaacatgtcctattcttgtccgcaatttaggcagttctatgggggtgccggccgggtgtattgcgaatccgcaatgcactacggacgtgtgaatgaaccctaagttGCAGAAGCGCAGGTGAAATCCCTTTTATCCGGTACTGGCGTGGCTTAAACATCGCAGCGCGTTCTGGATTATAGGATGGTTCCTGCAGGAAGACAGGTTAGCGGTGCATTTTGCAGTTCTGTTCCAGAATTTAAAAACTATTAGATTCTGAATTAACAGAATTAATTCATTTTTCATTGTCAAAAACTTTCCCATCGTCCGCCTAGttgtaaccctttgatcaccggaGCAGCCTGCATATTAAAACCATACATCCGGTTGCCTGCAGATGGTTCTGAAACGCGTTATTCCACATCAGAATTTGAATTAAttgaaattaatttaaaaaaaatgaaaattaactGCGAATTGGCTGCATCCATGTCTTATatgtggggggagagggggggggtaaAGTGTGGACAGCCCCTACACTCTCAGTTTATGCTGACCATTTGTCCTGCAGCCCCATGTACATTCGTGGAGGGCTCCACCATAGGTTCCCCAGCACTATGTACTGATGAGGGCGTTAATATAAGGCCTTGTACTCCTGCTGGCCTATATCTGTTTATTTTTCTGGCCATACCCCCGTTACATCAGTTATTACGTCTTCCCAGACAGCATCACCTCAGGTGCCTTTATAGAATGCGGGTAAACCTAAAGAGATAAGCGGGGGCGTTTACCAGTTGAAACTCCACCCCCGAGCAGCCGAAAAAGCATTGATCTTGTGCTATAAGAGGCATTGTTTTGCCACTTGGGGGCGCTAGACCATAACTATCAGTTTCCTAACACGTTATCCATGGAGCCGCAGCTGTTGGGCGTCATAAAATGCAATGATTGGGGAGACGACAGGAATATAAATCGGCTGCTTTTCGTTTGCCACATTATGTGATATACTGGAAGATTACTAGTTAAGCAAAGCCCCAAATATAGTATTTAGGATTATGGAGTTGCCTTTAATTTACATACATTGCAGAACCTCCAAAACCGCTTTCAACCTAAGCATACCGCCATGTAGGGTAGGTGCTCCGAAACATAACTATACATTTATTGTGAAAatccgatttttattttttttatttttgagaaatgcttctttttatttttatgtaaataaGGTTTTTGGTGCACTGTGGGCGGAGCTGCTCTGTTGGGTGCACCATTGCTTCACTAGTAATGCTGACCTCTTGTTTGACTGACAGTCTCTGAGATCTCACAGCTGGAGCGATGACGTAGACAAAGCCAGGTGCATCGGCCCCGCCCAAAGTGCACCGAAAatcttatttgcataaaaatgaaatgaagcatttctcaggattagaAGGACCGGGTTTTCCCAAGAAAGTTGGGGCACTCTACATGGCGGTATGCTTACAGACTCTGTCTAAATAGAGTCTCATTGATGGTTATCCTGGACACATGGGCTTTCACAACCTCTCAACGTAATTCCGCTAATCAAGCTCGCGACCAAACAACCCGAGCCTTCTTAAAGGCGCTGTCCAACTTTGTACTACCCCTATTTGTCAGTAGGTCTGTGGACAATCAGCTGATCACAGGGTGCTCCGCTGCTGTGATCACGATGATCGCCTGTGATCTGCGCAGGGAACTGGCAGTGAGTGTTtagtttccctgcagtgccaccacaggtgaAATAGAGCATTACACCGATGTTATTGAAATCAGCAGGCTGTCTGAGGAcgtgctgggtcctccagagtgagggACTCTCTTtgtacctttcttttgtaactttGAGGTATAGAGGAATTgtctatttttgaatttttttcctaATTATTATATCAGTTATATTTTTGACTGGCATGAAGTAGCCGTTATGATGCGGCCTTGTACCCCTCTGCTGTTTGTTCTGTATGCTCTGAACAATATTTGAtacctcaataaaaaaaatatagaattgtattttttgtgttgggtctttattttttattttttttagttttccatatatataaatttagtatttttatttttttatatattttttttgcctgacAGATGTTGCTACGTCATCACAGAGCCCTGACTGCTGTGCCGGACAAATCCTGGGGGTCCGTCTGTTGTCTGAGGGTCAGAATATATAATAATACCAGAGACCCCGATAACAACCTAAAAACCTTGAgcctcatcttcctgcttcttCTTCATAGGCTGCGTCTGGTATTGCACTGAATATTCGGATGAATGGAGCTATGGGTAAGGGCGGCGCCGTTTCTGGATGAGAACAACCATATTTTCCTAATCACATacgcctttaaagggcatctgtcagcaggtttgttccTAAGACACCGGCTGACCTTTTGTATCTGCGCTCGGCAGCtgtagacatctgtgttggtcccgtgttcatatgtttCCGCGTTGATGAGAAAAATTAagtcttaatatatgcaaatgagcctttaggagcaacgggggcgttgccgttacacctagaagctcagctctctctgcaactgccgcgccctctgcactttgacaggaccaggcagtgtaaacatgatcCCACCTGGCAATCAAAGTGTTAAAGGGACACTTACCTTATTTTCATTGGATAATGTTCGGAGGTCAGGCCCTGGACTCTCCACCCTTCATCCTCCTATTGGGATCCTCTATTTTCTATGTGCGGCCATGGAATGTTGTGATGGAAAGTCTCAAAGTTTCTTCTTTTGGGGCCGACATATATAAAAAACCATAAAGCGACCATTTGTAACATTTATCATTCCTGGCGTCTTTCATGCACCGCAACGCTGGAGCTGGGAGCAGACTGCTTCTGAAATCGCCTTGGAAACcgggcaaataaaataaaaacttaccaAGCGCAGCCCAGCCGCCATCCTTGGGGAAAGTCCACCCGCCATTTTGAAAACGCAACTATCTGTTTTGCATCATTCACAAGCTAGAGTGTCCGTGGAAGGCAGCGGGGGAGGGCGAATTCTTATGGCTTTGTCTCTTGCTTTTTATTGTTTTCATAGTTGAAGGATAacggtcacacttagaccctaatttcaattttcatatatgtagttactaataacatgatattccagaatcagttactattggactgacttaccccatatttaataagattcagcccttagcaaccagtctgcataaaactgcaatttgactattcagttaagatggccgccactgccctcaccctgaggctaatcccgcctgccctcactagccagtaacaatagccccccaaaagtgtcagtaaccagagccctcccccctaaagggttaatctcctgcagcacaaaggggtcctcttaccacatgttgctttcatttatacactgagcagacggcagatctcccttccctgctctgcgctgcttccactctgcatcctccagctctgctgagtgagggagcgtctgccaagtgcagggagagggagaagtgcacacagcgcaggcactgttatcagctgccggggaggacctggctttaatcatttacctacagtccctggctgtcagtaatgggagcctgcttctgcgtgctccgtccttcaacagatagacggaccatgcctagcaaccctattttaagcacaggtaaaagtaggcaggaagtacagggaacaaaaatgtggaattaaggggtaattgaatatatagtgaaaagttgaaatagggccaccaaggagatattaatcaccacaatccaatactcccaaaaaaatatatacgacaATTATCCTTTAACCGCTGAACATTTTTGATGTTTAGAAGCAATTCATCCAAAAAATTTAATTGTGGCCTGGGGTCTTTCCTTAGACATTTTCTTTTAAGGTGATACAGCTGTAGCCAAAAATAAggaaggtaggggggggggggggatcagattattattatttctttaatTATATCATTCTTTCCTTGGcagctatccccccccccccctcctgaatcCACCTGACCTGTTAATCCTTATGTATGAGAGACACTTCGAAAACGTTCACATCGGCCATGTTTGCAAGCCCCCATTTACATTGGTAGGTAACACTATGGATGGCACAAATTAGGTCTGTAGAGGAAGCCAAAGTGCCCTACTCGCCATCTTTTGGTTCGCACTGAGGCCTTTACCACCATGGGTGATCTCTGCCACCttttattttaagaaaaaatttattCCAACCACCATACCCCTCCAATCATAGCAGCAGGCACCCAAAATGGTTTAACTCAttcttaagatcctagatcccaatGAAAAATTTGTACCCGGGCCTCTGACTACCACATGTTCTTCAAATCACTACAAcaactacctctgcaccccccagAACtagtcagccccccccccccccccccccccacacacacatgctGTGCTACATCACTAGTGCAAACCTAATTTTATTATTCCTTATTGTCAAAGCTCTGGAAAGTAGAGATAACATCTGCTCGTTGTCCATAGACCCGCTGCAGGATTCATCTAGAACGTTCTGTCAGGCCTGCTGCAATATGCTGTCCTACTAAACTTCTCAGAGTGACAGGGACCTGGCGCAGAGCCTAAGCCGAACCGCCCAAAATCTCTTTCACAGAGCAAATCTTGTGACAAGTAATTCCTGCCAATACTCTGCAAAACACAACCACTTTACTAAGCAACTGGTCAAAATGCCGACCAGAGAAGAGTCCATATAGCAATCACTGCTGACATCGTCATGATAGAAACAGTGATCAATACTGACATCCTACTGCACAGAGACAACTGTTAGGAATAAAAGTCTGGCTCAGAAAAACAACCAAATATAGTCCAGTAtatctactatattactgcccccattacaagaatataactactatattactgctcctatgtacaagaatataactactataatactgctcctaatgtacaagaatataactactataatacttctcctatgtacaagaatataactactatattactgctcctatgtacaagaatataactactataatactactcctatgtacaagaatataactactataatactgctcctatgtacaagaatataactactataatactgcctcctatgtacaa
This genomic interval carries:
- the C10H19orf12 gene encoding protein C19orf12 homolog, with protein sequence MPINVDDILCLLCHLSTEQKMKVAIKHSARGAVAAGAGAFVGGLLGGPPGIAVGGALGGVLGAWMANGQFKSVPQILMEMPPVQQQTLCEQIYAIIRNLDWTDATQLIMLVSGNAALQQRVAAALIGYVTQELKAEIQYGD